In the genome of Pseudomonas putida, one region contains:
- a CDS encoding MFS transporter → MAVIDSTSTGSSAPQRGITREERKVIFASSLGTVFEWYDFYLYGSLAAIIAKHFFAGVNETTSFIFALLAFAAGFAVRPFGAIVFGRLGDMIGRKYTFLITIVIMGLSTAVVGVLPGYASIGVAAPIILITLRLLQGLALGGEYGGAATYVAEHAPKGKRGFFTSWIQTTATLGLFLSLLVILACRTLLGSEAFEAWGWRIPFVLSILLLAISVYIRMQLNESPVFMKMKAEGKASKAPLTESFARWDNLKVVIMSLLGGTAGQAVVWYTGQFYALFFLLQTLKIDPQTANLLIAGSLLIGTPFFILFGSLSDRIGRKKIVMAGCIIAALTYFPIFKALTEYGNPDVFVAQEQNPVVVIADPDQCAFQFDPVGKAKFTSSCDIAKSLLAKRAIPYQNERAEPGSVAQIRIGERVIPSFEGGALAATDFKAQSESFTTTLGSALKEAGYPEKADPAKTHYPMVLLLLTLLVIYVTMVYGPIAAWLVELFPARIRYTSMSLPYHIGNGWFGGFLPTVAFAMVAATGDIYYGLWYPIVIAVMTAVLGTFFLPETKDREIHHA, encoded by the coding sequence ACCTCTACGGCTCCCTGGCAGCGATCATCGCCAAGCACTTCTTCGCCGGCGTCAACGAGACCACTTCCTTCATCTTCGCCTTGCTGGCCTTTGCCGCCGGGTTTGCCGTGCGGCCGTTCGGCGCCATCGTGTTCGGCCGCCTGGGTGACATGATCGGGCGCAAGTACACCTTCCTGATCACCATCGTCATCATGGGCCTGTCCACTGCAGTGGTGGGTGTGCTGCCCGGCTATGCCAGCATCGGCGTGGCGGCGCCGATCATCCTCATCACCCTGCGCCTGCTGCAGGGTCTGGCGCTGGGTGGCGAATATGGCGGTGCGGCCACTTATGTGGCCGAGCATGCGCCCAAGGGCAAGCGTGGGTTCTTCACCTCATGGATCCAGACCACCGCGACCCTGGGGCTGTTTCTCTCGCTGCTGGTGATTCTGGCTTGCCGCACACTGCTGGGTTCTGAGGCCTTCGAGGCGTGGGGCTGGCGCATCCCGTTCGTGCTGTCGATCCTGCTGCTGGCGATCTCGGTGTACATCCGTATGCAGCTCAACGAGTCGCCGGTGTTCATGAAGATGAAAGCCGAAGGCAAGGCCTCAAAAGCGCCGCTGACCGAGTCCTTCGCCCGCTGGGACAACCTCAAGGTGGTGATCATGTCGCTGCTCGGCGGCACCGCCGGCCAAGCGGTGGTGTGGTACACCGGGCAGTTCTACGCGCTGTTCTTCTTGTTGCAGACGCTCAAGATCGACCCGCAGACCGCCAACCTGCTGATCGCAGGCTCGCTGTTGATCGGCACACCGTTCTTCATCCTGTTCGGCAGCCTGTCCGACCGCATCGGCCGCAAGAAGATCGTCATGGCCGGCTGCATCATCGCCGCGTTGACCTACTTCCCGATCTTCAAGGCCTTGACCGAGTACGGCAACCCGGACGTGTTCGTCGCCCAGGAGCAGAACCCAGTGGTGGTGATCGCTGACCCGGACCAGTGCGCGTTCCAGTTCGACCCGGTGGGCAAGGCCAAATTCACCAGCTCCTGCGACATCGCCAAGAGCTTGCTGGCCAAGCGCGCCATCCCTTACCAGAACGAGCGCGCCGAGCCTGGCAGCGTGGCGCAGATCCGCATCGGCGAGCGGGTGATTCCAAGCTTCGAGGGCGGTGCGTTGGCCGCGACGGACTTCAAGGCCCAGAGCGAGAGTTTCACAACCACCTTGGGCAGCGCGCTCAAGGAGGCGGGCTACCCTGAAAAAGCCGACCCGGCCAAGACCCATTACCCGATGGTGCTGTTGCTGCTGACCCTTCTGGTGATCTACGTGACCATGGTCTATGGCCCGATCGCGGCCTGGCTGGTGGAGCTGTTCCCGGCGCGGATCCGCTACACCTCGATGTCATTGCCGTACCACATCGGCAATGGCTGGTTCGGCGGATTCCTGCCGACCGTGGCGTTCGCCATGGTGGCCGCGACCGGGGATATCTACTACGGGCTGTGGTATCCGATCGTCATTGCGGTGATGACGGCGGTATTGGGCACGTTCTTCCTCCCGGAGACCAAGGATCGGGAGATTCATCACGCCTGA